The segment ATAAGAGTTTGACCTTTTCTTGTTCTAAGGGGATGACTTTGCGGGCGTAATCCAGGTTTTCTTCCGCGACGATGCCAGCCTTTCTTAGAAACGGGACGGCGGCTTCGACAAACTCATCGATAGGCAGCCGTTTGATGTACTGGCCGTTCATCCACTTGAGTTTGTCATGGTGAAAGACGAACGGATTGGTGGAGATGCGATCGAGGCTGAAGTCCCGTATGATTTCTTCGCGGCTCATGATTTCGCGCTCGTCTCCGGGCGACCAGCCGCAAAGCGCTAAGAAGTTGAACATCGCGTCGCTGAGGTAGCCCTGCTGGATAAAGTCGCTGAACTGGACGGCGCCGTGCCTCTTGGAAAGTTTGCTGCCGTCCGGCCCCATCAGCAAGGGCACGTGGTTGAGCTTAGGGGGCTCCCAGCCCAACGCGGCGTAGAGCTGAACGTGCCGCGGCATCGAACTGATCCACTCGTCGCCTCGGATGACGTGCGTAATTTCCATCAGGTGGTCGTCCACCACATTGGCCAGATGGTAGGTTGGGTAGCCGTCCGATTTGAGCATTACAAAGTCGTCGACAAGGATGTTTCGGAACTCGATGAGACCGTGAATCCCGTCGTTGTATTGCGTAACGCCTTCGAGCGGCATGGCAAAGCGAACGACATAGGGATCGCCTTCGTGCGCCTTGACCTCATCCTTGCTGAGGCGACGGCAACGACGATCGTAGCCGGTCGGCTGTTTGCGGGCTTCCTGCTCCTTGCGCATAGCATCAAGGATCTCGGGCGTGCAGAAGCACTTGTAGGCTTTGCCCTCATCGACGAGCCGATGGGCGATCTCTTGATAGATGTGCGTTCGTTCGGACTGATGGTAAGGCGCAAACGGCCCGCCGACGATTGGACCTTCGTCATAGTCCAGACCGAGCCACTGGATGGAGGCCAGGATGTCCTCCTCCGA is part of the Armatimonadota bacterium genome and harbors:
- a CDS encoding glutamate--tRNA ligase translates to MVRVRYAPSPTGMPHVGNIRTALFNWVFARGSGGKFIVRIEDTDRNRYVPGSEEDILASIQWLGLDYDEGPIVGGPFAPYHQSERTHIYQEIAHRLVDEGKAYKCFCTPEILDAMRKEQEARKQPTGYDRRCRRLSKDEVKAHEGDPYVVRFAMPLEGVTQYNDGIHGLIEFRNILVDDFVMLKSDGYPTYHLANVVDDHLMEITHVIRGDEWISSMPRHVQLYAALGWEPPKLNHVPLLMGPDGSKLSKRHGAVQFSDFIQQGYLSDAMFNFLALCGWSPGDEREIMSREEIIRDFSLDRISTNPFVFHHDKLKWMNGQYIKRLPIDEFVEAAVPFLRKAGIVAEENLDYARKVIPLEQEKVKLLSELPELLSFFFTDRIAMDEAAAKKWQGMPHIGQMLDALIRSYTDLERFEPEEIERVTRDTIAWLGVPNGHVIHPVRLALSGRTTGPGLFEMIAALGKERTVARLEQAKRSLL